The genomic stretch CCCCACCAGCCGCCACCTCGACCGGCTGCTTGCCCTGACTCAGGTTGCCCTCACCGATCGCATACACAGTATGCCGATAGTCGGCCGCCGCTTGCGCCACCTGCTGCGCCGACATCTCGGAATGGCGCCGCGCCGTCTCCACCACAGCCTCCCAGTTGATTTGTTTGGCGGGATAGGGGCCAATCGCGACCTCGGCCCGCAGTTCGAACATGCGCAGCACGTCGCGCCCCTCGAAGCCGACGTCGGCGTCGACGAAAAGCAAGTGCGAGAGCATCGATTCGCCGAGAAAGCGCTGAATTAGCACATTGCGTTGTTCGTGCAGCAGCGCGGTCCCGCTCACGTAGAAAAATTCAAAGGCGATGCCAGCCTCCAAGCAAACACGTTGCAGTGACAACAAACCGCTCACGTAAGGCATGAAGCAGCTCGCACCATAAGCGGGTGTAGCGACGAAGATACCTCGAGTCGTTATCATGGTAGCCTTGTGGAAAATAGACACGGTAGCTTCAGCGATCTTTTGCGATTTCAAAAGTGAAGTACAACACAGCGCTGGTGAGCGGGATGGCGATTGGTCGGTGAGGTTAGCCAGGACCTGAGCCAGAATTTGCACAGAGGTGTGTCGGTTTATTGATCTGAAATTTGTGATCTTGAAATTAGAAAATCGACCTTTATGCGGGGGAAATGAAAAAACGAAATATAAGATCGCTTCCTCGTGAGTCACGTGCAGAGCGGTGACATCAGATGCTCAACCTGCGCGCAGGCTGCTGGATCTATGACGCGATTCCCCGAGCATACGAACCTGTCGCGCACGGGCGTGTACGATATTTGCAAGCGCTACACCCACGAAGAGGTGCAGCTGGCTTGCAGGACAAGCCGAGCGGCGCGTAGGTGCGGCCTCGCACATCGTCCGAGCGCCCCCGTTTCGTCGCCCCACTAGATCTCCGCGCCTGCGGCTATGGCTCGGCGCGAAATCTCCGGGTACGGCTCGTGCAGCCATGCCTGTAGCGCTTCCGGTCCGCTGCTCGTAGGCCTGTCTCATCAGCTTTTTCGGCGCGAAACTCCAACTCGCCAGATACAAGCCGACACCCTGCAGCGTCAAACCGCATCGCTGCCGGATCAAGTCCCGTACAGCATGTCACGTCCACAACGCGAACGACATCTTCAACTAGTCCGGCATCTGATCGCGCAACAGCGCGCGAATTTCCACTTCCTTCTGGCGTTATTGCATATTGCTCCGGTCAACCAGTGGTGTGTTCCCCTTCATTCTTGAAACTGCCTACCCCACGGCCCCTTAGGGAGGGGAGCCTCGTTCAGCCAGCGCGCATAACGTTCGCGCTCCTCGACGATCCCGCGTGGAAACTGGCGCGGTTCGAGCGGCTGCTGCACATAGCGCAGTGGCCGGTCAAGCACGTCCCGGCCAGAGCGGATCCGGCTCTCGATATAGGCGACGTCCTGGAACTCGTCGCGCATGAATTTTTGGTCGGCAACGCTCTTCATCTTGAGGATCATTGCCTCGGGGCTGATTACCCACGAAAAATGCCAGCCTGCGTCGTAGATATGCTGGACTTTTCGGTACCTGAACCAGGCGCGCTTGAGCGAGCGCAAGAGCCCCTCCGACTTGTAGGAGCGCACAGCGTTGACGTTGCCGAAGAACTGCGTCAAGTGCCGGTAGCTCGTCACGCGCGTGCCGATCCAGTCGGCGAAACTCCCACCATTCATCAGGCGGTTGTTGAGGAAGTAGGCGTAGCAGTACTGGTGCAAGTCGGCACGCAGGTAACGACTCGGGTCGTACTGGAGCAGGCATTCCGGGCGCGGAATCTCGTCAAGGTCGGACACCACGATCAGGTCGTCGGGTGCCGCGTCGTGCAGACCGTGCATCAGGTAGCTGCGTTGGTAGTTCTCGTTCTTCCACATATCCAGCTCGCCCGGCGGCAAGTGGTCGATCGCGAGATAGTGGATCTTGTCGCGAAAACGCGCGAATCGCTCGCTGTCGAAATTTAGTGGCTTTTCATCGCCAACCTGCGTGTAGCGCGACTCGGCGATCACGAAATAGTCGACGTGGTCCCACAAGGTCTCGAGCCGTAACTCGAGTAGCATGTCCTCATTGCAATAGCAAAAACAATCATAGATCTTCAGACGGGACGGATTCATTGTTGGCAACAGTTGCCAGAGCAAAAATGTAAAGTGTAGCAAATCTGTTACACAGCGCTTGCTGCACGGCGGTTAGAGTGCCAGTTCAAAATGCTGTTCGGTCGTCTTTTGGAAGATCTTCAGGCGTGCTGGGTAGCATTTTTGCACTGTGATGGTCGCCCATTCCGATTCGGACTTCCATAAATGCCCTATTAATTCGACATTCATGCTCTTGAAATTAGAAATTTGTCTCTCATGTCTCGTTTTTCCATCCCCATCACATGATGGACGATTTTCAAATTTCAAGAGAACGAGTTTGCGTTGTTGCATAAATCGAGTGTGAGGACGCAATAGCATCGACGGGATAATTTCAGGCGATACGAACGGATTGCCGACGAGCGAGGTCCGCCATACGGTTGATGACGCCGACGCGAACGGAGACCTCGGTCGCCTGAATTATGCCCGTCGATGCCATTGCGTCCTCACGCTCGATTTATGCAACAACGCCGCGCGAGAAACCAGTATCAAGATGCACTACAAAGGCGGCCCTGAAAAACACGCATAAAAATCCCGCCACCGGAAACCGATAACAGGATTCGAGCAGGCCGAGATATCGGCCCGATACTGCATGAACTAGAGCTGGTGTCGTATCGACGTGAAGGTCGATTACGGACGGCTGCCGGTTGGGAACGGCCAGGCCGCTGCCGGGTTCAGCGCGGTCTTCGCGCCCGAAGAAGCTGGAGCCACCGATGCCGTTGCGGTTGTCTTCGCGGGAGCTGCAGAAGCCTTCTTCGCAGCAGCTTTCTTGGAAGGGCTAGCTTTCTTCTTGGCAAGCGCGGCCTTCTTGGCAAACACGGCCTGCTTCGCGACAACCTTCTTCACCCCTGCCTTCTTCACCCCTGCCTTCTTCACCCCTGCCTTCTTCACCACTGCCTTCTTCACCACTGCCTTCTTCACCACTGCCTTCTTCACCACTGCCTTCTTCACCACTGCCTTCTTCACCACTGCCTTCTTCACCACTGCCTTCTTCACCACTGCCTTCTTCACCACTGCCTTCTTCACCGCTGCCTTCTTCACCGCTGCCTTCTTCACCGCTGCCTTCTTCACCGCTGCCTTCTTCGCCGGTACTGCCTTCTTGGCAGCAACCTTCTTGAACGCAACCTTTTTCGCTACGGCCTTCTTGGCTGCCGATGCCTTCTTGGCGGCGACCTTCTTCGCCGCCGCCTTCTTTGCAGCTGGTTTCTGCTTGGTAGTTGCCATCATTTTCTCCTTCAGGTTCAGATGAGAGTCAGTTCAAACTACACTCTTCGTCAAAACCCGTTTCTCGCGGACGTGTGTTCAGAACGCCCGCTATGAAGCGGGCTATTCATCGGCGTACGCTGCGCAATCCCGCTTACGCTAATGAATACGGTAAGGGGCGCTGTGCCCTGCGGCACCCCGCGCGCCAGATCAAGCCGTCAGCCGGCACGCACGCCTCGCGCCGTTGCCCAGAATTGCTTGATCAAGGCAGGAGGCCTCTGGTCTGCCACCTTTTCCGGAGGGAAGTTTGCCCATCCAACTGAAGGGATCGCAAAGTTTCTATCATTTCTGTGCACCGCACCGGCACAGGCCATCCTTTGGATCAGGCGTTCTTGCTTCCCCAACATTGGGCCCAGTTCGCGCCAGGCAGATAGGCGTTGTTGCATAAATCTGGCGAGGGCCAGTGCCGTTTACGCGCAATGGTCGGGGCGAGCCCCCCTGTGATTAATGCGCAATTTGCGATCTTGAAATTAGCAAATCGACTCTCGTATGCGGAAGATGCTAATTCAAGATCAAGTCAGATTCCGGCGTAAATTCTCAATTTTTGCTAAAAATTTGGCTACTCGCTGGTCTATTGGAATATCTTCAGGCGTACTGAACAGCATTTTGAACTAGCCTCTATTGATCACGAGTTTCTGATCAATAAGAAGATGTGCAGGGACATACGCAAGACATGTAAGCCGAAGGCACGCTACCGTGTCAGGAACTGGGCGGACCTATAACGCGCTGGCCTGATCAACCGGGGAAACGTGACGATACGGATAGGTAAAGATATTGATCCTCAATTCGTTATGTTGAAATTAGAAAATCGTCCCTCATGTGAGGGGCATGGAAAAACGAGATATGAGGGACGATTTTCTAATTTCAACATAACGAATTGAGGATCAATATCCCTGCCAGAACGCTCGCCGCCATATCCACGCATAGTCGCCAGTGTCTGTACAGCGCGATACGCTGATTCAGGCAC from Burkholderia sp. encodes the following:
- a CDS encoding beta-1,4-mannosyl-glycoprotein beta-1,4-N-acetylglucosaminyltransferase, which encodes MNPSRLKIYDCFCYCNEDMLLELRLETLWDHVDYFVIAESRYTQVGDEKPLNFDSERFARFRDKIHYLAIDHLPPGELDMWKNENYQRSYLMHGLHDAAPDDLIVVSDLDEIPRPECLLQYDPSRYLRADLHQYCYAYFLNNRLMNGGSFADWIGTRVTSYRHLTQFFGNVNAVRSYKSEGLLRSLKRAWFRYRKVQHIYDAGWHFSWVISPEAMILKMKSVADQKFMRDEFQDVAYIESRIRSGRDVLDRPLRYVQQPLEPRQFPRGIVEERERYARWLNEAPLPKGPWGRQFQE
- a CDS encoding histone H1-like DNA-binding protein; amino-acid sequence: MATTKQKPAAKKAAAKKVAAKKASAAKKAVAKKVAFKKVAAKKAVPAKKAAVKKAAVKKAAVKKAAVKKAVVKKAVVKKAVVKKAVVKKAVVKKAVVKKAVVKKAVVKKAVVKKAGVKKAGVKKAGVKKVVAKQAVFAKKAALAKKKASPSKKAAAKKASAAPAKTTATASVAPASSGAKTALNPAAAWPFPTGSRP